A segment of the Aquipuribacter hungaricus genome:
CGGCGGCGAGGGTCTCCATCCCGCCGGTCTGCGGCGGGAACTTCCGGGTGACGAACAGCACGTGCACAGCGGGGACCGTAGCCGCCCGGCGATAGCCTGCCGCGGTGGACATCCTCGTCACCGGCGCCGCCGGCATGCTCGGCACCGACGTGGTCACCGCGCTGCTGGAGGCCGACCACGACGTCACCGGCCTCGGCCGGGCCGACCTGGACATCACCTCGCCGTCCGCGGTGGACGAGGCGGTACGCGGCCACGAGGTCGTCGTCAACGCCGCCGCGTGGACCGCGGTCGACGACGCGGAGAGCCACGAGGGGCAGGCGTTCGCGGCCAACGCGGTGGGCCCGGCGCTGCTCGCGAGGGCCTGCGCGCGCACCGGCGCCCGGCTGGTCCACGTGTCCTCGGACTACGTCGTCGGCCCCGCGCCGGCCGGGACCCCGGTCGCGGCGGACGTGCCGCTGGCGCCCGCGGGCGCCTACGGGCGGAGCAAGGCCGCGGGGGAGTGGGCGGTCCGGGCCTCGGGCGCCGACGCCCTCGTGCTGCGCACGGCGTGGCTGTACGGCGCGCACGGCGGCTGCTTCCCCCGCACGATCGCCCGCCTGGCCCGCGAGCAGGACGTGCTGCAGGTGGTCGACGACCAGGTCGGGCAGCCCACGTGGACCGTCGACGTCGCGGGCCTGCTCCTGCGCCTGCTCGAGGCCCGCGTGCCGGCCGGGACCTACCACGCCACGTCGGCGGGCTGGACGTCCTGGTACGAGTTCGCCATGGAGGTGGTGCGCTCCACCGGGCGGGACCCCGACATGGTGGAGCCCGTCACCAGCGACCAGCTCGTCCGCCCGGCCCCGCGCCCGGCCTGGTCGGTCCTGGCGCACGACACGCTCA
Coding sequences within it:
- the rfbD gene encoding dTDP-4-dehydrorhamnose reductase translates to MDILVTGAAGMLGTDVVTALLEADHDVTGLGRADLDITSPSAVDEAVRGHEVVVNAAAWTAVDDAESHEGQAFAANAVGPALLARACARTGARLVHVSSDYVVGPAPAGTPVAADVPLAPAGAYGRSKAAGEWAVRASGADALVLRTAWLYGAHGGCFPRTIARLAREQDVLQVVDDQVGQPTWTVDVAGLLLRLLEARVPAGTYHATSAGWTSWYEFAMEVVRSTGRDPDMVEPVTSDQLVRPAPRPAWSVLAHDTLKAAGVAPVGPWRLRWAEAADEVLAEA